In one window of Candidatus Atribacteria bacterium ADurb.Bin276 DNA:
- a CDS encoding NAD synthetase, whose amino-acid sequence MIEVVDVVFEKRIQNVINEIKDIAEGFERVVVAFSGGVDSTVALFLSIYALGREKVQACTVDWEEYFPYHARENIDFLISCFHVPHLYLPGRNIIEEVVSRGPACNLCTRKAKLDNLQKNFGEKTLIIGGANQSDSWGIRGLKLIRNTYSPLFDFSKQEIFQICQIMNIPVRRIGENSVREGCVLKHLYKPLAAKVHGQAVVKANQVLLQTLHQEGFKSEIANVKIVGPLQKNQALINLRPFPNPKLKSIISQRMTDFEEIDTITWVDRPLTLVIRANPGLYRNFDSRYWIENGKIQPDFVQPVSFQWMPSTNRRLRTFQVVDFWI is encoded by the coding sequence ATGATAGAAGTTGTTGATGTTGTTTTTGAGAAGCGGATCCAGAATGTCATAAATGAAATAAAAGATATTGCAGAAGGTTTTGAAAGAGTCGTAGTGGCCTTTTCTGGAGGAGTCGACAGTACGGTTGCACTTTTTCTTTCGATATATGCTTTGGGGAGAGAAAAAGTGCAAGCATGTACCGTTGACTGGGAAGAGTATTTTCCCTATCATGCCCGAGAGAATATTGACTTTCTTATATCCTGTTTTCATGTCCCGCATTTGTATCTTCCTGGAAGAAATATCATTGAAGAGGTTGTAAGCCGTGGACCTGCTTGTAATCTCTGCACCAGAAAAGCCAAATTAGATAATCTTCAAAAGAATTTTGGGGAAAAAACACTGATAATCGGTGGTGCTAATCAGAGTGATAGTTGGGGAATCCGCGGTCTTAAGCTGATACGAAATACCTATTCGCCTCTTTTTGACTTCTCCAAGCAAGAAATTTTTCAGATTTGCCAGATTATGAATATTCCCGTCCGACGAATAGGCGAAAATAGTGTCCGAGAAGGTTGCGTATTAAAACATCTCTATAAACCGCTGGCAGCAAAAGTTCATGGACAGGCGGTGGTAAAAGCCAACCAGGTTTTATTGCAAACCCTCCATCAAGAGGGATTTAAAAGCGAGATAGCTAATGTTAAAATTGTCGGACCTTTACAGAAGAATCAGGCACTGATTAATCTTCGACCGTTTCCCAATCCAAAGCTGAAATCGATTATTTCTCAAAGAATGACCGATTTCGAAGAAATCGATACCATAACCTGGGTTGATCGTCCTCTTACCTTAGTAATACGTGCCAATCCTGGCCTTTACCGCAATTTCGATTCCCGGTATTGGATTGAAAATGGTAAAATTCAACCAGACTTTGTTCAGCCAGTTTCATTTCAATGGATGCCATCAACCAATCGAAGACTTCGGACCTTTCAGGTTGTCGATTTTTGGATATAA
- a CDS encoding putative Mg(2+) transport ATPase has product MKFDTSMFNLTFDENIQIFIRLILAFLAGGLIGYQREKAEKPAGLRTHILVCIGSALITLVSIYGFGKMGSDPSRIVAQIVSGIGFLGAGTIFRFGTSVKGLTTAASLWAICGVGIAIGVGLYFAALLSVLFIMAVLALLELFEQRLRTRGVHLIQVLISDIPGTIGKIGEKLGEMEVNIKNIKMLREGKSLMRCYLWLDLPAHLSLTMVLSMLQELDTVQEVEVD; this is encoded by the coding sequence GTGAAATTCGATACTTCGATGTTTAATTTAACCTTTGATGAAAATATTCAAATTTTTATACGATTGATTCTGGCTTTTTTGGCTGGTGGCCTTATTGGTTATCAGCGTGAAAAAGCTGAAAAACCAGCCGGTTTACGTACTCATATATTGGTTTGTATCGGTTCAGCGTTAATAACTTTAGTATCGATTTATGGCTTTGGGAAAATGGGTTCAGATCCTTCCCGCATCGTGGCACAAATTGTCAGTGGAATTGGATTTCTTGGAGCAGGGACGATTTTCCGTTTTGGAACTTCGGTAAAAGGGTTAACAACTGCTGCCAGCTTATGGGCGATCTGTGGAGTTGGTATTGCTATTGGAGTTGGCCTTTATTTTGCTGCTCTATTATCAGTTTTATTTATTATGGCAGTATTGGCTTTATTAGAACTCTTTGAACAGCGATTAAGGACCAGGGGAGTCCATTTGATCCAAGTTCTGATATCAGATATTCCGGGGACAATTGGAAAAATTGGGGAAAAATTAGGAGAAATGGAAGTGAATATAAAAAATATAAAAATGCTTCGAGAAGGAAAAAGTTTGATGCGATGCTACCTCTGGTTAGACCTCCCCGCCCATCTTTCCTTAACGATGGTTTTAAGCATGCTTCAGGAATTAGATACCGTTCAAGAAGTTGAAGTTGATTAA
- the aspS gene encoding Aspartate--tRNA ligase: protein MLRTHNCGALRKEDIGEEVLLAGWVNRRRDHGGVIFIDLRDRWGLTQLVINSNQPEIYQSANAVKSEFVLQVKGIVRARPEGLANLKLPTGEIEVAVSEVKILSESKPLPFEIEEKNETDESLRLHYRYLDLRRTRMQKNLILRHQVCQSVRRYLSERQFIEVETPFLTKSTPEGARDFLVPSRLSEGNFYALPQSPQLFKQILMIAGYDRYFQIAKCFRDEDLRADRQPEFSQVDIEMSFVEREDIFELIETMMKKLFYEVLGIQLETPFPRMSYDEAMNCYGCDKPDLRISCTIDDLSLLLEDKIEVGSKSDSWNGLFLQEWKGFSRKKADLLSQMAKNAGVSLSYIKFAKEEGTSPLKNKISEQAWSKIIEKYPFQEDSLLLMAWGERPKVLTFLGNLRINLGEELNLIQNQFKFCWILDFPLFEWNAEENRWDSMHHPFTAPRLDQLDQLNIDPSQVKAQAYDIVLNGFEIGGGSIRIHRSDLQEKIFQLLNLSEGEIQQKFGYFIEALQYGCPPHGGIALGLDRIMMLMSGESSIRETMAFPKTQKGTCLMSGAPSPVSNDQLMVLGIQLREKKESKAIKEDS, encoded by the coding sequence ATGTTAAGAACACATAATTGTGGGGCATTACGTAAGGAAGATATTGGGGAAGAAGTTCTTCTGGCTGGATGGGTTAACCGCCGTCGGGACCACGGTGGGGTTATCTTTATAGACCTTCGGGACCGGTGGGGTTTGACTCAACTGGTTATTAATTCCAATCAACCAGAGATTTACCAAAGTGCCAATGCTGTAAAAAGTGAGTTTGTTCTCCAAGTAAAAGGAATAGTTCGAGCTCGGCCTGAAGGTTTGGCAAATCTGAAGTTACCCACCGGAGAAATTGAAGTAGCCGTTTCTGAAGTTAAAATTCTTTCCGAATCGAAACCTCTTCCTTTTGAAATTGAAGAGAAAAATGAAACCGATGAAAGTTTAAGGCTGCACTATCGATATTTAGATCTTCGTAGGACAAGAATGCAAAAAAATCTGATCCTTCGCCATCAGGTTTGTCAATCAGTCCGCCGCTATCTTTCTGAACGGCAGTTTATTGAAGTCGAGACCCCATTCTTAACCAAGAGCACTCCTGAGGGAGCTCGTGATTTTTTGGTACCCAGTCGTTTGAGTGAAGGAAACTTTTATGCGCTTCCCCAATCACCGCAACTTTTTAAACAAATTTTAATGATAGCTGGTTATGATCGGTATTTTCAAATTGCTAAATGCTTCCGCGATGAAGACCTTCGTGCTGATCGGCAGCCAGAGTTTTCTCAGGTGGACATAGAAATGTCCTTCGTTGAGCGGGAAGATATTTTTGAGTTAATTGAAACCATGATGAAAAAGCTATTTTATGAAGTGTTAGGAATACAATTAGAAACCCCCTTTCCCCGAATGAGCTATGATGAAGCGATGAATTGTTATGGTTGCGATAAACCAGACCTTAGGATTTCCTGTACCATTGATGATCTTTCGTTGCTGTTGGAAGATAAAATTGAAGTTGGATCAAAAAGTGATTCCTGGAATGGATTGTTTCTTCAGGAATGGAAAGGTTTCTCTAGAAAAAAAGCTGACCTTCTCTCTCAAATGGCTAAAAACGCCGGAGTTTCTCTCTCCTATATAAAGTTCGCTAAAGAAGAAGGAACCTCACCTTTAAAAAATAAAATTTCTGAGCAAGCCTGGAGCAAAATTATTGAGAAATATCCATTTCAAGAAGACTCGCTTTTGCTCATGGCCTGGGGTGAACGACCAAAGGTTCTTACTTTTTTGGGCAACCTGCGAATAAATTTGGGTGAAGAACTCAACCTCATACAAAATCAATTTAAGTTTTGTTGGATCCTTGATTTTCCGCTTTTTGAATGGAATGCTGAAGAAAACCGATGGGATTCGATGCATCATCCTTTTACAGCTCCTCGTTTGGACCAGTTAGATCAATTAAATATCGATCCCAGCCAGGTAAAAGCTCAAGCCTATGATATTGTTCTCAATGGTTTTGAAATAGGTGGAGGAAGTATCAGAATCCACCGGTCCGATTTGCAGGAGAAAATATTTCAATTGCTCAACTTAAGTGAGGGAGAAATTCAGCAGAAATTCGGTTATTTTATTGAAGCCCTCCAATATGGTTGTCCCCCTCATGGAGGCATAGCTTTGGGATTGGATCGTATAATGATGCTCATGAGTGGTGAAAGTTCCATTCGTGAAACTATGGCGTTTCCCAAAACCCAGAAGGGGACCTGTCTTATGTCGGGTGCTCCATCGCCGGTTTCCAATGACCAGCTTATGGTATTAGGAATACAATTGAGGGAAAAGAAAGAGTCTAAGGCAATAAAGGAAGATTCATAA
- the hisS gene encoding Histidine--tRNA ligase: MEKITLPKGTKDIGDPEIFIWYHVENIVRQEAAHYHYIELRTPLFEHTELFARGVGEETDIVQKEMYTFLDKGGRSVTLRPEGTAPVMRSYLEQSFHIHNPRMKYFYMGPMFRYERPQAGRMRQFHQFGFEAIGFQSPAADAEIILLADRIYKKIGLKNIRLEINSLGCRKCKPQYLETLKNYLRNQAAQFCKNCSNRIETNPLRVLDCKNESCQNILHNESFPIIQNFLCDECRTHQNHLIGILESAQIHPVINPYLVRGLDYYIKTTFEMKTEELGAQNAIGGGGRYDNLSDALGVKGIPGVGFAAGMERIILLLQKQSESKAFFQKPFIYLSPLDQQGENVLLKLSIVLDEKSIPFYLDFSDKSLKYHFKNAQRMDASFIIIAGENEHQTKTYTLKNLLSGEQKVVSQKTLIGDLLEAYQNVKNT, encoded by the coding sequence ATGGAAAAAATTACTTTACCTAAAGGAACAAAAGATATCGGAGATCCCGAAATTTTTATTTGGTATCATGTCGAAAATATTGTCAGGCAAGAGGCCGCCCATTACCATTATATCGAGTTAAGAACACCTCTTTTTGAACATACTGAGCTTTTTGCTCGAGGAGTTGGAGAGGAAACCGACATTGTTCAAAAAGAGATGTACACCTTTCTTGATAAAGGAGGCCGCAGTGTAACCCTCCGACCGGAAGGAACGGCACCGGTAATGAGGTCCTATCTCGAACAGAGCTTCCATATTCACAATCCTCGGATGAAATATTTTTATATGGGACCTATGTTCCGTTATGAACGACCCCAAGCCGGTCGAATGCGGCAGTTCCACCAATTTGGCTTTGAGGCGATCGGATTTCAAAGTCCAGCAGCCGATGCGGAGATTATTCTTTTGGCCGATCGGATATATAAAAAAATTGGATTAAAAAATATCCGATTAGAAATCAATAGTTTGGGATGTAGAAAATGTAAGCCGCAATATCTCGAAACTTTAAAAAATTATTTGCGAAATCAAGCAGCTCAATTCTGCAAAAATTGTTCCAATCGGATTGAGACCAATCCCCTCCGAGTGCTGGATTGTAAAAATGAATCTTGTCAGAATATACTTCATAATGAAAGTTTCCCGATTATACAAAATTTTCTCTGTGATGAGTGTCGCACTCATCAAAACCACTTGATCGGAATTCTCGAGAGCGCTCAAATCCACCCGGTTATTAATCCTTATTTGGTAAGAGGTCTTGATTATTATATAAAAACCACCTTTGAAATGAAGACCGAAGAATTGGGAGCCCAAAATGCTATTGGAGGCGGAGGCCGATACGATAACTTATCCGATGCTTTAGGAGTAAAAGGCATCCCTGGGGTCGGTTTTGCTGCTGGGATGGAACGAATTATTCTCCTTTTGCAAAAACAGAGCGAGTCAAAAGCATTTTTCCAGAAGCCATTTATTTATTTATCTCCTCTTGATCAACAGGGAGAAAATGTTTTATTAAAGCTTTCGATCGTTCTTGACGAGAAATCAATTCCCTTTTATTTAGATTTTTCAGATAAATCTCTTAAATACCATTTTAAAAATGCTCAGCGAATGGATGCTTCTTTTATTATTATTGCTGGAGAGAATGAGCACCAGACGAAGACTTATACCTTAAAAAATTTGCTATCTGGGGAACAAAAAGTAGTTTCTCAAAAGACTCTAATTGGTGATTTGCTGGAGGCATACCAAAATGTTAAGAACACATAA
- the rpsA_1 gene encoding 30S ribosomal protein S1: MEENKNLEMLHEDIENIRPIRPGELIKGKVIKKGEEGYFVNINYKAEGILPFKEKLTDGEGEILNDTEEGEEIWVVVNRFDDQGYVWLSREKARYRGAWIDIEESMNSGKPLIAKVLKKVKGGLTVNIGVNAFLPASCVDKVPQNLDEYLDKTLTVKVIEADRRTRNVVVSHKVILEEEDLKKKQETIATLEIGQIRKGIVKNITSFGAFIDLGGIDGLLHISEISWGRIGKLEDIFNKGDEIDIRVIGWDPVKEEISLSMKRLKPDPWENIEEKIKVGDVVQGKVISIKDFGVFVETEEGVEGLVHISDISWGYVKHPQEAVKIGDMVDARILDIDKEKKRLSLGLKQIHPDPWLSVGENYPVDSVARVRVERINPKGAIVEIEDGVEGKIPIEELSWKRVNRVSEILRRNQLIDARIVDVDPENRQITLSLKQMKENPWEQAQNLWKVGDTVDGNVQRLMNFGAFIELIPEVEALLPLSELDWEPVKHPGQLLKKSQTLPVKIIEFQPEEQRIVVSRKAILPDPWFEIKNKYPVGSIHTGKVVRIVDFGAFIELEKGWDGLVHISEISDKRISSPSEVIEENQEVNVKIIKLDDQERKIGLSIKQTLPRDEEKERTKEREKPKKEQPITQTNGRTTLGDVFGDTFNNLLNNMKNNS, from the coding sequence GTGGAAGAAAACAAAAACCTTGAGATGCTGCACGAGGACATCGAAAACATCCGGCCAATCAGACCCGGTGAGCTGATTAAGGGAAAGGTTATCAAAAAGGGAGAAGAGGGTTATTTTGTCAATATTAATTATAAGGCAGAAGGGATTCTTCCTTTTAAAGAAAAGCTCACTGATGGTGAAGGGGAAATCCTTAACGACACCGAAGAAGGAGAAGAAATCTGGGTAGTCGTCAACCGGTTTGATGATCAAGGCTATGTTTGGTTGTCTCGTGAAAAAGCCCGATATCGAGGGGCTTGGATTGACATTGAAGAGAGCATGAATAGCGGAAAACCCCTAATAGCAAAAGTACTGAAAAAGGTAAAAGGGGGGTTAACCGTTAATATTGGTGTGAATGCCTTCCTTCCTGCGTCCTGTGTTGATAAGGTTCCTCAAAATTTAGATGAATATCTTGATAAAACTTTAACAGTAAAAGTGATTGAGGCCGATCGAAGAACTCGGAATGTAGTAGTATCGCATAAGGTCATCCTTGAAGAAGAGGATTTAAAAAAGAAACAAGAAACCATTGCTACCCTTGAAATTGGTCAAATCAGGAAAGGGATTGTTAAAAATATTACCAGTTTTGGAGCTTTTATTGATTTAGGTGGCATCGATGGATTGTTGCATATTTCAGAGATATCCTGGGGAAGAATCGGTAAGTTAGAAGATATATTCAACAAAGGTGATGAAATAGATATTCGGGTGATAGGCTGGGACCCGGTTAAGGAAGAAATATCCTTAAGCATGAAGCGCCTTAAACCTGATCCATGGGAAAACATTGAAGAAAAAATAAAAGTCGGAGATGTCGTCCAAGGCAAAGTCATATCCATAAAAGATTTTGGAGTATTCGTCGAAACTGAAGAGGGAGTTGAGGGTCTGGTTCATATTTCTGATATATCCTGGGGATATGTTAAACATCCGCAAGAAGCAGTTAAAATAGGGGATATGGTTGATGCTCGAATTCTCGATATTGATAAAGAAAAAAAACGTTTATCACTTGGTTTAAAACAAATCCATCCCGACCCGTGGCTTTCAGTCGGTGAAAATTATCCGGTTGATAGTGTAGCTCGAGTGCGGGTAGAACGGATCAACCCCAAGGGTGCCATTGTTGAAATTGAAGATGGTGTTGAAGGAAAGATACCCATCGAAGAACTATCCTGGAAACGTGTGAATCGAGTAAGCGAAATTTTACGCCGGAATCAGTTAATTGATGCCCGTATAGTCGACGTTGATCCTGAGAACCGTCAAATTACTTTAAGCCTAAAGCAGATGAAAGAAAATCCTTGGGAGCAGGCCCAAAACCTTTGGAAGGTTGGAGATACAGTTGATGGGAATGTTCAAAGGCTAATGAATTTTGGAGCCTTTATTGAACTGATACCCGAAGTTGAAGCCCTCCTTCCTCTTTCGGAATTAGATTGGGAGCCGGTTAAACATCCTGGTCAGTTACTTAAAAAAAGTCAGACACTGCCAGTTAAAATTATTGAGTTTCAACCAGAAGAGCAAAGGATTGTAGTAAGCCGGAAGGCAATCCTTCCTGATCCTTGGTTCGAAATAAAAAATAAATACCCAGTAGGAAGTATTCATACCGGAAAAGTTGTCAGAATTGTGGATTTTGGAGCTTTTATTGAATTGGAAAAGGGATGGGATGGTTTAGTTCACATTTCAGAGATATCTGATAAACGAATTTCCTCTCCCTCAGAAGTAATCGAAGAGAATCAAGAAGTCAATGTAAAGATTATTAAACTGGATGACCAGGAGAGAAAAATTGGTCTGAGCATTAAGCAAACTCTCCCTCGTGATGAAGAAAAAGAACGAACAAAAGAAAGGGAAAAACCCAAAAAAGAACAACCAATAACTCAAACCAATGGTAGAACTACTTTGGGCGATGTTTTTGGAGATACTTTTAATAATCTTCTCAATAATATGAAAAATAATTCATGA